One genomic segment of Thermovibrio guaymasensis includes these proteins:
- the nuoI gene encoding NADH-quinone oxidoreductase subunit NuoI: protein MGVLKKVTFSDLLKGMKVTLKTMFKPTVTVHYPYEKVPPRDRFRGIHALKLNPDGSYRCEACFLCAEMCPSNVIDMEMTEGKDGKKELVDFTVDLTRCLFCGLCVEACPRDAIVMTDIYEFSQYRLEKLILHKEDLLELGKYYQEWERKRK from the coding sequence ATGGGAGTTTTGAAGAAAGTTACCTTTTCAGACCTGTTAAAGGGGATGAAGGTTACGCTTAAGACGATGTTTAAGCCTACTGTGACTGTTCACTACCCTTACGAGAAAGTCCCTCCGAGGGATAGGTTTAGGGGGATACACGCTCTAAAGCTTAACCCTGATGGCTCTTATAGGTGTGAAGCCTGTTTCTTGTGTGCCGAAATGTGTCCGAGCAACGTTATAGACATGGAAATGACCGAGGGGAAGGACGGTAAAAAAGAGCTTGTTGACTTTACTGTAGACTTAACCAGGTGTCTCTTCTGTGGCCTTTGCGTTGAGGCCTGCCCGAGGGACGCTATAGTTATGACCGATATCTACGAATTTTCCCAGTATAGGTTAGAGAAGCTCATTCTTCATAAAGAGGACCTTTTAGAGCTGGGGAAGTACTATCAGGAGTGGGAGAGGAAGAGGAAATGA
- a CDS encoding TonB-dependent receptor plug domain-containing protein, which produces MKRILPLVILSILPVEASLSQENFSYYILNQELKVLSATGEETSLSEVPRHTIVITREEIDRLGAKNLFELLDKLPEFYVRRSFFGLRAVGALGIRQSYFSEKVQVLIDGVSTLDPSNGSSFSTNNNYSLDNVKQVEIIYGPMTSLYGFNASLAVINLVTYDSDDVNSDFRVSGSTGGDDDFNFIKSFSKGGFKGILSVNYNQWKTPHGSYRDSLGVSGVYSPFSKHSSFYLKLNHESGFFLKSYVVDRDDHFPVSMSHLFSGGDSTYADRRAFINQLGFRSELGGWGLELKGNLNFFFLERGYNLCPKNHQICSLVPYGVLAVEKRHVREPGVGLKLDRKGSLGDFLTGVDYYEVDLYKSTISATFFPSSLREVAPQIAAMVAGFPVDMNSIVSKLDNFPKRELPSSESLLMEKSRYVFSPYVQYFYSNGNNFYLFNLRWHRTNDVGRDLSASFSYRRNLTRNLNFKLNLGRAVRIPSFEEMYIKNNSFLLGNPKLDSEKEDSIMPSLEYNGDTFFISGFLYYSRFHDFIYKRRLSPVTWKWDNSNTTVKVRGLSLSLKKILSDSWELNLSFNRVFSLSGVPGKGTSFPRSKFTGGITYSRDPLSLNLSTVAYSRVSSTPGFYRTDLNLRYSLTERLSLMFQVINLTNQNYTYPDNVPGEERALWLGLHYSY; this is translated from the coding sequence ATGAAGAGAATTCTCCCTTTAGTTATTTTGTCTATCCTCCCCGTTGAAGCTTCTCTTTCTCAGGAGAACTTTTCCTACTACATTCTCAATCAGGAGCTTAAGGTCCTCTCTGCTACCGGTGAGGAAACCTCACTTTCAGAGGTTCCAAGGCATACCATCGTTATAACTAGGGAAGAGATAGACCGTTTAGGGGCAAAGAACCTTTTTGAGCTCCTTGATAAACTTCCGGAGTTTTACGTTCGCAGGTCTTTCTTCGGCTTAAGGGCTGTTGGGGCCCTTGGGATTCGCCAGAGTTATTTCTCAGAGAAAGTTCAGGTTCTAATTGATGGAGTATCTACACTTGACCCTTCGAACGGTTCATCTTTCAGCACTAACAATAACTACTCCCTTGATAACGTTAAGCAGGTTGAGATAATCTACGGTCCTATGACCTCCCTTTACGGGTTTAACGCCTCCTTGGCAGTTATAAACCTTGTGACCTACGACTCAGATGATGTTAACTCCGACTTCCGTGTAAGTGGAAGTACAGGTGGCGATGATGACTTTAACTTTATAAAGTCCTTTTCAAAGGGAGGTTTTAAGGGAATCCTATCGGTTAACTACAATCAGTGGAAGACTCCTCACGGCAGTTATAGAGATTCTCTTGGAGTTTCGGGAGTTTACTCTCCTTTCAGCAAACACTCTTCCTTTTACCTTAAGTTGAATCACGAATCGGGGTTCTTCCTTAAGAGTTATGTTGTTGATAGGGACGACCACTTCCCGGTTTCTATGTCTCACCTCTTTTCAGGAGGGGATAGTACCTATGCAGATAGGAGGGCTTTTATTAACCAGCTGGGATTTAGGAGTGAGCTGGGGGGGTGGGGGTTAGAGTTAAAGGGGAACTTAAACTTCTTTTTCCTTGAGAGGGGATATAACCTCTGTCCGAAGAACCATCAGATATGTAGTCTTGTTCCTTACGGTGTCTTAGCAGTTGAAAAAAGGCACGTTAGGGAACCTGGGGTTGGTTTGAAGCTTGATAGAAAGGGCAGTCTTGGGGATTTCTTAACTGGCGTTGACTATTACGAGGTAGATTTATATAAGAGTACAATTTCTGCAACCTTTTTCCCTTCCTCCTTGAGGGAGGTTGCTCCTCAAATTGCAGCAATGGTGGCTGGCTTTCCGGTGGATATGAATTCTATTGTTTCAAAGCTTGATAATTTCCCTAAGAGGGAGCTCCCAAGTAGTGAAAGCCTCTTAATGGAGAAGTCCCGCTACGTATTCTCCCCCTACGTTCAGTACTTCTACTCAAACGGAAACAACTTTTACCTCTTTAACTTAAGGTGGCATAGGACGAATGACGTAGGAAGGGACTTAAGTGCTTCTTTCTCCTACAGGAGGAATTTAACGAGGAACTTAAACTTTAAGCTCAACTTGGGAAGGGCGGTTAGGATACCCTCCTTTGAGGAGATGTACATAAAGAATAACTCGTTCCTCCTAGGAAATCCTAAGCTTGATAGCGAAAAGGAAGACTCTATAATGCCTTCTTTAGAGTATAATGGAGATACCTTCTTCATTTCCGGTTTCCTGTACTATTCACGGTTTCACGACTTTATCTACAAGAGGAGGCTTTCTCCTGTCACCTGGAAGTGGGATAACAGTAACACTACGGTAAAAGTGAGAGGTCTCTCTCTGTCTTTGAAAAAGATTTTAAGTGACTCTTGGGAGTTAAACCTTTCCTTTAATAGGGTTTTTTCCTTAAGTGGAGTGCCTGGAAAAGGAACTTCTTTCCCCCGTAGTAAATTTACAGGAGGGATTACTTACAGTAGAGATCCTCTTAGTTTAAATCTCTCCACAGTTGCCTATTCGCGGGTTTCTTCTACTCCTGGTTTCTACAGAACTGATTTAAATTTACGTTACTCTCTTACAGAAAGGCTATCTTTAATGTTTCAAGTTATTAACCTAACCAATCAGAACTATACTTATCCAGACAACGTTCCAGGAGAAGAAAGAGCCTTATGGTTAGGGTTACATTACTCCTATTAA
- a CDS encoding GGDEF domain-containing protein gives MVSFRRYVLQRVFVVGFILFTITVLFSYFSAKAVREVYYKNLIYLSNLIETNFQILFDLYSNERFIKYQLSETVLKIPELEGIYIEHDGRKFVFPDRLHTVVREIKKDNACSKLSFCKDFIVVCLPFEEKYASVFVESKKEGRFVTIFNRSQERKFVYDWMANVLILTFVFTGFGFLLISSIWGEVGENLFKLHRLISVIEKSLSEGRFLVNERKIGNLLNRFSIKEFETVASLILYLVNRVNSLNEEIEKLAIMDPLTSLYNRNYLRLFVEEKFLPLWKRKKFPISVAMLDLDNFKKINDTYGHQKGDEVLRKWAQIIKSELRKADIPVRFGGEEILIIFPYSRKEEAFKALERIRKKLLEVDFGIGRRVSFSGGVVGYPDDLDNIDSLDDLIKIADERLYKAKRLGKNRIVLN, from the coding sequence ATGGTATCTTTTAGAAGATATGTATTACAAAGAGTTTTTGTTGTAGGATTTATTCTTTTTACGATAACCGTTTTATTTAGTTACTTTTCGGCTAAAGCTGTGAGGGAAGTTTATTACAAAAACTTAATTTACCTTTCAAATCTTATTGAAACTAACTTTCAAATTTTATTTGATCTTTATAGTAATGAAAGGTTTATTAAATATCAGTTATCGGAAACTGTTTTGAAAATTCCCGAGTTAGAAGGAATTTACATTGAGCATGATGGAAGGAAATTCGTTTTTCCAGATAGACTTCATACTGTTGTAAGGGAGATTAAAAAGGATAATGCTTGTAGTAAATTGTCTTTTTGTAAAGATTTTATTGTTGTCTGTTTGCCTTTTGAAGAAAAGTATGCTTCTGTTTTTGTTGAATCCAAGAAAGAAGGTAGATTTGTTACTATCTTTAATAGAAGTCAAGAAAGAAAATTTGTTTATGATTGGATGGCGAATGTTCTTATTTTAACTTTTGTCTTTACGGGTTTTGGATTTCTCCTTATTTCTTCCATTTGGGGAGAGGTAGGAGAGAACCTTTTTAAATTACATAGGTTAATATCTGTGATTGAAAAGAGCTTATCGGAGGGAAGATTTTTAGTAAATGAAAGAAAGATAGGGAATTTATTAAATAGGTTTTCAATAAAAGAGTTTGAAACTGTTGCTTCTCTTATTTTATATCTTGTAAACCGGGTAAATTCCCTAAATGAGGAAATTGAAAAGTTAGCTATAATGGATCCTCTTACTTCTTTATATAATAGAAATTATTTGAGACTATTTGTTGAGGAAAAATTTCTTCCCCTTTGGAAAAGGAAAAAATTTCCCATTTCAGTTGCAATGCTTGACTTGGATAACTTTAAGAAGATAAATGATACCTATGGTCACCAGAAAGGAGATGAAGTTCTGAGGAAGTGGGCTCAAATAATTAAAAGTGAGTTAAGAAAGGCAGATATTCCTGTTAGGTTTGGTGGTGAAGAAATTTTAATTATCTTTCCCTATTCTAGGAAAGAGGAAGCTTTTAAAGCCCTTGAAAGAATAAGGAAGAAGTTACTCGAAGTGGATTTTGGAATAGGAAGAAGGGTCTCCTTTAGTGGAGGAGTTGTAGGTTATCCAGATGATTTGGACAATATAGATTCCCTTGACGATTTAATTAAAATTGCTGATGAGAGATTATACAAGGCTAAAAGGCTAGGAAAAAATAGAATTGTTTTAAATTAG
- a CDS encoding complex I subunit 4 family protein produces the protein MVSLMLILPLFGALLVALCRSEERAKWIALVTTGLVLVLAVLLLFQFDPSKSSSFQFIDYGHWLPSLSIKYKVGVDGLSLVMVLMTALLTFIAVPSAWNYIGKRKKLFYALLLLLETAMLGVFVSLDLLLFYIFWEAMLVPMSLIIGIWGGERRIYSALKFFIYTFAGSIFLLVGMVVLVVFYTSLTGNFTFDLQHLLSVKLPLELQKWLFWAFFIAFAVKVPVFPFHTWLPDAHVEAPTPGSVILAGVLLKMGTYGFLRFSLPLFPEAYRMYAPIIFVLGVIAVIYTALVALVQKDLKKVIAYSSVSHMGFVMIGLFSLTVQGIEGAIFQMLSHGLVSGALFFLVGVIYERLHTREISKMGGLAALAPKLATLGMLFTMANVGLPGTSSFVGEFLTILGGYKASHLTAYLMALGVIFGAAYMLYTYRNVFFLELKVLSFKDLDRRELLSLGLLAILVVWWGFNPEFIMKFLHVYTHELLGGV, from the coding sequence ATGGTTAGCTTAATGTTGATTTTGCCTCTTTTTGGAGCTCTCTTAGTTGCCCTCTGTAGGAGTGAGGAGAGGGCTAAGTGGATAGCTTTGGTTACCACAGGTCTCGTCTTAGTCCTTGCCGTTTTACTACTCTTCCAGTTTGACCCTTCTAAGTCCTCCTCCTTCCAGTTTATTGACTACGGCCACTGGTTGCCGAGCCTCTCAATTAAGTACAAGGTTGGAGTTGACGGTCTTAGTTTGGTGATGGTCCTCATGACCGCCCTCTTAACTTTCATAGCCGTTCCCTCTGCCTGGAACTACATTGGTAAGAGGAAGAAGCTCTTCTACGCCCTCCTTCTCCTCTTAGAGACTGCCATGTTAGGGGTTTTCGTTTCCCTTGATCTCCTACTCTTTTACATCTTTTGGGAAGCGATGTTAGTTCCGATGTCCTTGATAATTGGAATTTGGGGAGGGGAGAGGAGAATTTACTCTGCCTTAAAGTTCTTCATATACACCTTTGCAGGAAGTATCTTCCTCCTCGTCGGAATGGTTGTTTTGGTCGTCTTTTACACCTCTTTAACTGGAAACTTCACCTTTGACCTTCAGCACCTCCTAAGCGTAAAACTCCCTCTGGAGCTCCAGAAGTGGCTCTTCTGGGCCTTCTTTATAGCCTTTGCAGTTAAGGTTCCCGTTTTCCCTTTTCATACTTGGCTTCCAGATGCCCACGTTGAGGCTCCAACTCCCGGTAGTGTAATACTTGCCGGAGTTTTACTGAAGATGGGAACCTACGGATTTTTGAGGTTTTCCCTTCCCCTCTTTCCAGAGGCTTACAGGATGTACGCTCCCATAATTTTCGTTTTGGGGGTTATTGCTGTTATCTACACTGCACTTGTAGCCCTTGTTCAGAAGGACCTTAAGAAGGTTATTGCCTACAGTTCTGTTTCCCATATGGGGTTCGTTATGATAGGTCTTTTCTCTCTGACTGTTCAAGGGATAGAGGGAGCCATCTTTCAGATGTTAAGTCACGGTCTAGTTAGTGGGGCCCTCTTCTTCTTGGTAGGAGTTATCTACGAAAGGCTCCATACCAGGGAGATATCAAAGATGGGAGGGTTAGCTGCCCTTGCTCCAAAACTTGCTACCCTTGGTATGCTCTTTACTATGGCAAACGTTGGCCTTCCTGGAACGAGCTCCTTTGTAGGGGAGTTCCTTACAATACTTGGAGGTTATAAGGCTTCGCACCTTACTGCTTACCTTATGGCCCTTGGCGTTATATTTGGAGCTGCTTACATGCTCTATACCTACAGGAACGTCTTCTTCCTTGAGCTGAAGGTTCTCTCCTTTAAAGACCTTGATAGGAGGGAGCTCCTTTCGTTAGGCCTTTTAGCGATTTTAGTGGTTTGGTGGGGCTTTAACCCCGAATTTATAATGAAGTTTCTTCACGTATACACCCATGAGCTTTTAGGGGGCGTTTAA
- a CDS encoding NADH-quinone oxidoreductase subunit J family protein, whose translation MNDVFFYLFGFLSVVLALLAVTQRNVIRGGVFLLGSFVSLGAVYFASGAEFIGIVQVIVYGGAIIVLYLFALMTMDLKKIREQPLSLGFVSLGGFLSGILFLLIVYGLANLGRVPKVEISGARELASPLFYKFLLPFEVISVLLLVATIGAVAVGRREK comes from the coding sequence ATGAATGACGTTTTCTTCTACTTATTTGGTTTCCTTTCTGTGGTCTTGGCCCTGTTGGCAGTTACCCAGAGGAACGTTATAAGAGGAGGAGTTTTCCTGCTTGGCTCTTTCGTTTCCCTTGGAGCGGTTTACTTTGCCTCAGGAGCCGAGTTTATAGGAATTGTTCAAGTAATTGTTTACGGTGGGGCTATTATAGTTCTCTACCTCTTTGCCCTTATGACTATGGATTTGAAGAAGATTAGGGAGCAACCTTTAAGTTTAGGATTTGTTTCTCTGGGAGGTTTCCTCTCAGGTATCCTCTTCCTCCTGATTGTTTATGGTCTAGCTAACTTAGGTAGAGTTCCGAAGGTAGAGATTTCAGGGGCAAGGGAGCTTGCATCTCCACTCTTTTACAAGTTCCTACTGCCCTTTGAGGTTATCTCTGTTCTCCTTCTCGTAGCTACCATTGGTGCCGTTGCCGTTGGAAGGAGGGAGAAATGA
- the nuoL gene encoding NADH-quinone oxidoreductase subunit L, with protein MGITFWIAALPLISFLISGLGVFFKVGSLKRKGHYFGLVTVGISLLLSTYLLFEVMGGRVISENWFTWLVSGGLSASFGGYVDSLTAVMLFVVNFVSFFVHLYSIGYMEEDPGYDRFFAYLGLFTFSMLVLVLSPNFLQLFFGWEAVGLSSYLLIGFWFKRKRAADAAIKAFLMNRVGDFLFILGLVSIFWVFGSLEFDQVFSQVSKVSAGVLSLIALLLLGGAVGKSAQFPLHTWLPDAMEGPTPISALIHAATMVAAGVFMVARCWPIYDGSSVLGVVGIIGVITAFGAATVGLTQFDIKRVLAYSTLSQLGYMFAALGVGAYVFAMFHLFTHAFFKALLFLGSGSVIHAMDGEQDIRKMGGLFKYMKVTGTTFIIGSLALVGIPPFAGFFSKDKIILSTYANGYLLWWLFLTLGALLTALYMGRLIFLVFFGEERFGQRERKHLHESPAVMTVPLIVLSVPSIFAGFLEGWFTEFLGRSVPNHLREVSHSTELSLVFITVSLALLGLIVAALFYYWRKLSPEVITENPLVKPLYTVVYNKYYFDEIYYYLFVRGVGFRVGRISAFVDKYVIDGIVNCVALFSKYFGEVLRLSQTGVVNAYALYFALGLVLVITIIWLV; from the coding sequence ATGGGAATAACGTTCTGGATAGCGGCTTTACCCCTTATCTCTTTCCTAATATCTGGCCTTGGGGTCTTCTTTAAAGTTGGTTCCTTAAAGAGAAAGGGCCACTACTTTGGCCTTGTTACAGTTGGTATCTCCCTCCTTCTATCCACTTACCTCCTCTTTGAAGTTATGGGGGGAAGAGTTATAAGTGAGAACTGGTTTACCTGGCTGGTTTCCGGAGGTCTTTCTGCCTCATTTGGAGGGTACGTTGATTCCTTAACTGCTGTTATGCTTTTTGTCGTTAACTTCGTCTCCTTCTTTGTTCACCTCTACTCTATAGGTTATATGGAAGAAGACCCTGGGTACGATAGGTTTTTTGCCTACTTAGGCCTCTTTACATTTTCAATGCTCGTTTTGGTTCTATCACCGAATTTCCTTCAGCTCTTCTTCGGTTGGGAGGCAGTCGGCCTTTCCTCTTACCTGCTTATCGGTTTCTGGTTTAAAAGGAAGAGGGCCGCCGATGCTGCAATTAAAGCCTTCCTGATGAACAGGGTTGGTGACTTCCTGTTTATTCTTGGATTGGTTTCTATTTTCTGGGTTTTCGGTTCTCTAGAGTTTGATCAGGTCTTCTCTCAGGTTTCAAAGGTTTCTGCAGGGGTTCTCAGTTTGATAGCCCTTCTCCTCCTTGGAGGAGCAGTTGGTAAGTCTGCCCAGTTCCCTCTCCACACCTGGCTTCCTGACGCAATGGAGGGACCTACTCCGATTTCGGCCCTCATCCACGCAGCAACCATGGTCGCTGCTGGAGTCTTTATGGTGGCTAGGTGTTGGCCTATTTACGATGGCAGTAGCGTTCTTGGTGTTGTTGGGATAATTGGGGTAATTACAGCCTTTGGAGCGGCCACCGTAGGTTTGACCCAGTTTGATATAAAGAGGGTTCTTGCGTACTCAACCCTTTCTCAGCTTGGGTACATGTTTGCAGCCTTAGGTGTAGGGGCTTACGTTTTTGCCATGTTTCACCTCTTTACCCATGCCTTCTTTAAAGCCCTTCTCTTCCTTGGTTCTGGAAGCGTAATTCACGCTATGGACGGTGAGCAGGACATAAGGAAGATGGGAGGGCTCTTCAAGTACATGAAAGTTACCGGAACCACTTTCATAATTGGAAGTTTGGCTCTGGTTGGAATTCCTCCCTTTGCCGGCTTTTTCAGTAAGGACAAGATAATCCTTTCAACTTACGCAAACGGTTACCTGTTGTGGTGGCTCTTTTTGACCCTCGGAGCTCTCCTGACTGCCCTCTACATGGGTAGGTTAATCTTCCTCGTCTTCTTCGGGGAAGAGAGGTTCGGCCAAAGGGAGAGAAAGCACCTCCATGAATCTCCCGCTGTTATGACGGTTCCGTTAATTGTCCTCTCCGTCCCTTCCATTTTTGCCGGTTTCCTTGAGGGATGGTTTACTGAGTTTTTGGGAAGGAGCGTTCCCAACCACTTGAGGGAGGTTTCCCACTCTACTGAACTTTCCTTAGTATTCATAACGGTATCCCTTGCCCTTTTGGGCCTCATAGTTGCCGCCCTCTTCTACTACTGGAGGAAGCTATCTCCAGAAGTTATTACGGAAAATCCCCTCGTAAAACCCCTCTACACTGTCGTTTACAACAAGTACTACTTTGATGAAATATACTACTACCTGTTTGTTAGAGGGGTTGGCTTTAGAGTTGGTAGGATTTCTGCCTTCGTTGATAAGTACGTTATAGACGGAATTGTGAACTGCGTTGCCCTCTTCAGCAAGTATTTTGGAGAGGTTTTAAGGCTGAGCCAAACGGGGGTTGTTAACGCCTACGCCCTTTACTTTGCTCTCGGTTTAGTCCTTGTTATAACAATTATCTGGCTGGTTTAG
- a CDS encoding NADH-quinone oxidoreductase subunit N, with the protein MNLNISLFVPELFLVSSAILLILLDLFLPSRGKNGLFSTITFAVTCVAVVLVALYSPFSPQEAFNGFIKKDLLSALAQLLILFTLLLTVLVSYDYIEKFPTGYVGEFYYTLIFAALGGMLMVEANELATLFVSLEVMSISIYILMALFRGDYRGKEAALKYFILGSIGAAVIAYGFAVLYGITGSTLYPEVSSSLNSNFSVAALIGIALVLSGFLFKVGAVPFHGWMPDAYHGAPTPVTLFMGASVKVAVFVALLKLFFPVFLPAFERWDEAVLIFGLVSALFGAFAALEQENFKRMLAYSSISHAGVILTAVATLPALAVYSVFFYLFAYTFMTIAAFGIISLLTVKGFKGENLTEWRGLYGRSPFLALLSVVIFMALAGIPPLLGFWAKFYVLVALIKAGKVLPAVIVMLASLISLGFYLKPIVFAFMKEGREEGVPVGFSSYVAVFISSFILIILGLFPEVVSQASLVSLASFIKGTM; encoded by the coding sequence ATGAACTTAAACATTTCTCTCTTTGTTCCTGAGCTTTTTCTAGTTAGCTCTGCTATTCTCTTAATTCTTCTAGACCTATTCTTACCTTCAAGGGGGAAAAACGGCCTCTTTTCCACTATAACTTTTGCCGTTACCTGTGTTGCTGTTGTTCTCGTTGCCCTTTACTCTCCCTTCTCCCCTCAAGAGGCCTTTAACGGCTTTATAAAGAAGGACCTCCTCTCTGCTCTAGCGCAGCTTTTAATACTCTTTACTCTCCTTTTAACCGTTCTGGTCTCTTACGACTACATTGAGAAGTTTCCAACGGGCTACGTCGGGGAGTTTTACTATACGCTTATATTTGCTGCCCTTGGTGGGATGTTGATGGTGGAGGCCAACGAACTTGCCACCCTCTTCGTCTCCCTAGAGGTAATGTCAATTTCAATCTACATCCTTATGGCCTTGTTTAGGGGAGACTACAGGGGTAAGGAGGCGGCTTTAAAGTACTTTATTCTAGGTTCAATCGGAGCAGCGGTTATAGCTTACGGTTTTGCCGTCCTGTACGGAATTACAGGTAGCACTCTCTATCCAGAGGTCTCTTCTAGCTTAAACTCCAACTTCTCTGTGGCTGCCTTAATTGGAATAGCTCTCGTTCTATCTGGTTTCCTCTTTAAAGTCGGTGCTGTTCCCTTTCACGGATGGATGCCGGATGCCTATCACGGAGCTCCAACTCCGGTTACCCTCTTTATGGGAGCTTCAGTTAAAGTTGCCGTCTTTGTTGCCCTTTTAAAGCTCTTTTTCCCGGTATTCCTTCCGGCCTTTGAAAGGTGGGATGAGGCCGTTCTTATCTTCGGTCTAGTTTCAGCCCTGTTTGGGGCCTTTGCAGCTTTGGAACAGGAGAACTTTAAGAGGATGCTTGCCTACTCCTCAATATCCCACGCTGGAGTTATCCTTACTGCCGTTGCAACCCTTCCAGCCCTTGCGGTTTATTCTGTTTTCTTCTACCTTTTTGCCTACACATTTATGACGATTGCAGCCTTTGGAATTATTTCACTTTTAACCGTGAAAGGCTTTAAAGGAGAGAACCTCACAGAGTGGAGGGGTCTCTACGGGAGGAGTCCCTTCTTGGCCCTCCTGTCCGTAGTCATCTTTATGGCACTTGCCGGAATTCCGCCTCTTCTTGGTTTCTGGGCTAAGTTCTACGTTCTTGTTGCCCTAATAAAGGCTGGAAAGGTCCTTCCTGCTGTTATCGTTATGTTGGCAAGCTTAATCTCCCTCGGTTTTTACTTAAAGCCGATAGTCTTTGCCTTTATGAAGGAGGGGAGAGAGGAAGGAGTTCCGGTTGGCTTTTCCTCCTACGTAGCAGTTTTTATATCCTCATTTATACTAATAATTCTGGGGCTTTTCCCCGAAGTTGTTTCTCAAGCCTCTTTGGTTAGTTTAGCCTCTTTTATAAAGGGGACAATGTAG
- the selA gene encoding L-seryl-tRNA(Sec) selenium transferase translates to MEELYRQIPKVDKFLKDKDLIEILDGQPAFFLKKAVNQVLGELRSQIGKGEVKEVNYEELKLRVKRVLKELLRPRLHRVINATGVVLHTNLGRAPIGNKVAENLVSVITGYSNLEYDLEEGRRGLRYRNLEWILKELTGAEDVCVVNNNAGAVLLVLSALSKGKEVIVSRGELIEIGGSFRIPDVMAQSGAILREVGTTNKTHTWDYESAINENTGLLLKVHTSNYKVLGFTHSVSTKELVELGRKYGIPVYEDLGSGSFIDVRKLGLSYEPTVQEVLKAGVDVVSFSGDKLLGGAQAGIILGKREFIEKIKKHPLNRALRVDKMTLSVLEAALRYYLDEKLALKEIPVWRFLSQSKEDIFNKARELVRELKLKGFRGKVRIVEDEAEVGGGALPLQTLSTYCVAVEVDGLSPQEIDRRMRRCQVPVVGRIKDNIYLVDMLTVFEKEIPEIAANFLKILEEE, encoded by the coding sequence ATGGAGGAGCTCTACAGGCAAATTCCGAAAGTTGATAAGTTTTTAAAGGATAAGGACTTAATTGAAATCCTTGACGGTCAACCTGCTTTTTTCCTGAAGAAAGCGGTAAATCAAGTTCTTGGGGAGCTCCGCTCCCAAATAGGCAAAGGAGAGGTTAAAGAGGTTAACTATGAAGAATTAAAGTTGCGGGTAAAAAGGGTACTTAAGGAGCTCCTAAGGCCGAGACTTCACAGGGTAATTAATGCAACGGGAGTAGTCCTTCATACCAACCTTGGAAGGGCTCCCATCGGGAATAAGGTTGCCGAAAACCTAGTTTCTGTAATAACTGGTTACTCTAACTTAGAGTACGACCTTGAAGAAGGAAGGAGGGGGTTAAGGTACAGGAACCTTGAGTGGATTTTGAAGGAACTAACGGGTGCTGAGGACGTTTGTGTAGTTAACAACAACGCCGGAGCAGTTCTTCTAGTTCTCTCTGCCCTTTCAAAGGGTAAGGAAGTCATAGTTTCAAGGGGAGAACTGATAGAGATCGGAGGTTCCTTCAGGATACCCGACGTAATGGCGCAGAGCGGGGCCATTTTAAGGGAGGTTGGAACTACGAACAAGACTCACACTTGGGATTACGAATCTGCTATAAACGAGAATACCGGTCTCCTCTTAAAGGTCCACACCAGTAACTACAAAGTCCTCGGGTTTACCCACTCTGTCTCAACTAAGGAGCTAGTTGAGCTTGGAAGGAAATACGGAATTCCTGTTTATGAAGACCTTGGAAGCGGTAGCTTTATAGATGTTAGGAAACTGGGGCTCTCCTACGAGCCTACAGTTCAGGAAGTTTTAAAGGCTGGAGTGGACGTTGTCTCTTTTAGTGGTGATAAGCTCCTCGGGGGAGCTCAAGCCGGGATAATTCTCGGAAAGAGGGAGTTTATTGAAAAAATAAAGAAGCATCCTCTAAACAGGGCTTTAAGGGTTGATAAGATGACCCTATCCGTCCTTGAAGCTGCTTTAAGGTATTACCTTGATGAGAAGCTTGCCCTAAAGGAAATTCCCGTTTGGAGGTTTCTCTCCCAGAGTAAGGAAGACATCTTTAACAAGGCAAGGGAGCTCGTTAGAGAGCTTAAGCTTAAAGGCTTTAGGGGAAAGGTGAGGATAGTTGAGGATGAGGCTGAAGTTGGAGGGGGAGCTCTTCCTCTTCAAACTCTTTCAACTTACTGTGTTGCAGTTGAGGTTGACGGTTTGTCCCCTCAAGAAATTGATAGGAGGATGAGGAGATGTCAGGTTCCGGTAGTTGGTAGAATAAAAGATAATATCTATCTGGTTGATATGTTGACAGTTTTTGAAAAGGAAATTCCTGAGATAGCTGCAAACTTCCTTAAGATTTTGGAGGAAGAATGA
- the nuoK gene encoding NADH-quinone oxidoreductase subunit NuoK, producing MIGYVILSALFFCIGLFGIVVRRNVISLFFSLELLLNSANVLFVGFSKVHGNLYGEIFVFFVLAVAAAEAAVGLAIVVALYRLRGSVNTEDYSSLRW from the coding sequence ATGATCGGTTATGTAATACTCAGCGCTCTTTTCTTCTGTATAGGCCTTTTTGGGATTGTTGTAAGGAGGAACGTAATCTCCCTCTTTTTCTCTCTGGAGCTCCTTTTAAACAGTGCAAACGTTCTCTTTGTAGGTTTTTCAAAGGTTCATGGGAATCTTTACGGGGAAATCTTTGTCTTTTTCGTCCTTGCTGTTGCTGCAGCTGAAGCAGCCGTTGGCCTTGCTATAGTAGTTGCCCTCTACAGGTTGAGAGGGAGTGTTAATACTGAAGATTACAGCTCTCTGAGGTGGTAG